A portion of the Syngnathoides biaculeatus isolate LvHL_M chromosome 7, ASM1980259v1, whole genome shotgun sequence genome contains these proteins:
- the lingo3a gene encoding leucine-rich repeat and immunoglobulin-like domain-containing nogo receptor-interacting protein 3a, with protein MGFCLCRNVWRLMPFFILQVMVSVWPIQGQVCPQRCECSAKLKTVSCHGKRLSTLPEGIPLDTTILDLSGNKLRWVEHADLLPFPHVEKLDLGENMISVLEPNAFSSLQSLQSLSLRGNQLKLIPMGAFSHLSNLTSLDLSGNKLVILLDFTFQDLKSLRNLEVGDNDLVYISNKAFLGLVALRELTIERCNLTSVSSQSLSYLHNLATLRLRYLSISTLEDQNFRKLGNLRGLEIDHWPFLEYITPHGLQGLNLSWLSITHTNITSVPTSALRSLSHLTSLNLSFNPISVLESWSLRDLIRLKELHLVDTRLQTVQPYALGGLRQIRLLNLSNNNLVTLEEAAFQSVNTLETLRLDRNPLACDCRLLWILQRRKTLNFDGASPVCMTPVEVQGRALGDFSDAALFDHFTCQKPKIRNRKLQQISAREGQVVSFVCRAEGEPTPVIFWISPQRRRITTKSNGRLTVLKEGTLEIRYAQVMDTGTYICIASNAGGNDTYFATLTVSGLPLDASLMANRTYYTGDLNDTNLNDTRVFLKFTLDLKTILISTAMGCIMFLGVVLFCFILLFVWSRGRGQHKNNFSVEYSFRKVDGPATSGGQGGARKFNMKMI; from the coding sequence ATGGGGTTCTGCCTCTGCCGGAATGTGTGGCGGCTCATGCCGTTCTTCATTCTGCAGGTGATGGTCAGTGTGTGGCCCATCCAGGGTCAAGTATGCCCTCAGCGGTGCGAGTGCAGTGCTAAGCTCAAAACAGTATCGTGCCACGGGAAGCGACTGTCTACGCTGCCCGAAGGTATCCCACTGGACACCACGATCCTGGACCTGAGTGGGAATAAGCTCCGCTGGGTAGAGCATGCCgaccttcttccctttcctcacGTGGAGAAGTTAGATCTCGGTGAGAACATGATCAGCGTCCTGGAACCTAATGCTTTTTCTAGTCTCCAGAGCCTGCAGTCGCTTTCGCTGAGGGGTAACCAATTAAAACTGATCCCCATGGGGGCTTTCTCACACCTTTCCAACCTCACATCTCTGGACCTTAGTGGGAATAAGCTGGTGATTCTGTTGGACTTCACTTTTCAAGACCTGAAGAGCCTGAGGAACCTGGAAGTTGGGGACAACGATCTTGTGTATATCTCCAACAAGGCCTTTTTGGGTCTGGTCGCACTGAGAGAGTTGACCATCGAGAGGTGCAACCTGACTTCTGTATCCAGTCAGTCTTTGTCGTACCTCCACAACCTGGCAACCCTGCGGCTGCGCTACCTCAGCATCTCCACCTTAGAGGACCAGAACTTCCGTAAACTGGGAAACCTGCGAGGACTGGAGATTGATCACTGGCCCTTTTTAGAATACATCACCCCCCACGGCTTGCAGGGTCTCAACCTATCGTGGCTGTCCATCACACACACCAACATCACCTCTGTACCCACCTCGGCCCTACGAAGCCTCTCCCACCTCACCAGCCTCAACCTATCCTTCAACCCTATTTCGGTCCTTGAGTCCTGGTCACTGCGAGACCTGATCCGGCTGAAGGAGCTTCATCTGGTCGACACCAGGCTCCAGACAGTGCAGCCCTATGCCCTGGGTGGTCTCCGTCAAATCCGCCTGCTCAACCTCTCCAACAACAACTTGGTTACCCTGGAGGAAGCAGCTTTCCAGTCTGTCAACACATTGGAAACACTCCGTTTGGACAGAAACCCTCTCGCCTGCGACTGCCGCTTGCTGTGGATCCTTCAGCGCAGGAAGACCTTGAATTTTGACGGCGCTTCCCCGGTGTGCATGACCCCCGTGGAAGTGCAAGGCCGGGCTTTGGGCGACTTCTCGGACGCAGCCCTCTTTGACCATTTCACCTGCCAGAAGCCCAAAATCCGCAACAGGAAACTCCAGCAAATATCGGCTCGCGAGGGGCAGGTGGTGTCATTTGTCTGCAGAGCGGAGGGCGAACCCACGCCGGTGATCTTCTGGATATCTCCGCAGCGCCGTCGCATCACCACAAAGAGCAACGGCCGCTTGACGGTCTTAAAGGAAGGCACGTTAGAGATCCGGTACGCCCAGGTGATGGACACCGGAACGTACATCTGCATTGCCAGTAACGCCGGAGGGAATGACACATACTttgccacactcacagtcagcGGGCTGCCACTGGACGCCTCCCTCATGGCCAACCGCACCTACTACACCGGGGACCTCAACGACACCAACCTGAATGACACCAGGGTGTTCCTGAAGTTCACTCTGGACCTGAAGACCATCCTCATCTCCACAGCGATGGGTTGTATCATGTTCCTGGGGGTAGTCCTCTTCTGTTTCATTCTGCTCTTTGTGTGGAGCCGTGGGAGAGGACAGCACAAAAACAATTTCTCTGTCGAGTACTCTTTCAGGAAGGTGGACGGGCCAGCCACCAGCGGAGGGCAGGGGGGCGCCCGCAAGTTCAACATGAAGATGATTTGA